From the Theobroma cacao cultivar B97-61/B2 chromosome 2, Criollo_cocoa_genome_V2, whole genome shotgun sequence genome, one window contains:
- the LOC18609839 gene encoding endoglucanase 8 has protein sequence MARKSISYPGIFPVLVAFSFALLVFSRPILGGHDYHDALRKSILFFEGQRSGKLPPDQRVKWRCDSALHDGSTAGVDLTGGYYDAGDNVKFGFPMAFTTTLLAWSIIDFGRNMGPELKNAVKAVKWSTDYLLKATAKPGVVYVQVGDAYSDHSCWERPEDMDTLRTVYKIDNSHPGSDVAGETAAALAAASIVFRSRDPAYSRLLLNRAVRVFNFADKHRGAYSGSLHAAVCPFYCDVNGYQDELLWGAAWLHKASRKRVYREYIVKNEVILRAGDTINEFGWDNKHAGINVLISKEVLMGKADYFESFKQNADGFICSLLPGISHPQVQYSPGGLIFKAGGSNMQHVTSLSFLLLAYSNYLSHANKVVPCGERSASAALLKQLAKRQVDYILGDNPLGMSYMVGYGARFPQRIHHRASSLPSVGAHPARIGCKAGSSYYLSPNPNPNLLVGAVVGGPNVSDAFPDSRPYFQESEPTTYINAPLVGLLAYLSAHP, from the exons ATGGCGCGAAAATCCATCTCATATCCGGGGATTTTCCCGGTACTTGTCgcattttcttttgctttacTCGTCTTTTCTCGTCCAATTCTTGGCGGCCACGACTACCACGACGCTCTCCGCAAGAGCATTCTCTTTTTCGAAGGCCAACGATCAGGCAAACTGCCCCCAGATCAACGCGTAAAATGGCGCTGCGACTCCGCATTGCATGACGGCTCAACTGCTGGA GTGGATTTAACGGGAGGATACTACGACGCTGGAGACAACGTGAAGTTTGGGTTCCCAATGGCATTTACGACGACGTTATTGGCTTGGAGTATCATAGATTTCGGGAGGAACATGGGGCCGGAGTTAAAGAACGCCGTTAAAGCCGTGAAGTGGTCGACGGATTACCTGTTGAAAGCAACTGCAAAGCCTGGAGTGGTGTACGTACAAGTGGGAGATGCGTACTCTGATCATAGCTGCTGGGAAAGGCCGGAGGATATGGACACGCTTCGTACGGTGTACAAAATCGATAATTCGCATCCTGGCTCTGACGTGGCAGGTGAAACCGCCGCTGCATTGGCCGCTGCTTCCATTGTGTTTAGGTCACGTGACCCCGCTTACTCGAGGTTGCTCCTCAATCGAGCCGTTAGG GTGTTCAACTTTGCTGACAAGCACCGGGGTGCCTACAGTGGCAGCCTGCACGCTGCAGTGTGCCCTTTTTACTGCGACGTGAATGGGTACCAG GACGAGTTGCTTTGGGGAGCCGCTTGGCTACACAAGGCCTCAAGGAAGCGCGTATACAGAGAGTATATAGTGAAAAACGAGGTCATCTTGAGAGCTGGAGATACCATCAATGAGTTTGGTTGGGATAACAAGCATGCTGGGATTAATGTCCTCATTTCCAAG GAAGTGCTGATGGGAAAAGCTGACTATTTCGAGTCCTTCAAGCAAAATGCTGACGGctttatttgttctttattGCCTGGAATTTCTCATCCTCAAGTTCAATACTCTCCTG GTGGCTTGATCTTCAAGGCTGGAGGGAGTAACATGCAGCATGTAACGTCACTGTCTTTCCTACTTCTAGCTTATTCTAATTATCTAAGCCACGCTAACAAGGTGGTGCCATGTGGTGAAAGATCAGCCTCCGCTGCCCTTCTCAAACAGTTGGCTAAACGCCag GTGGACTACATCTTGGGAGATAACCCACTAGGAATGTCGTACATGGTTGGCTATGGTGCACGCTTTCCTCAGAGGATTCATCACAGGGCCAGCTCACTGCCGTCGGTGGGGGCCCACCCGGCCCGCATCGGGTGCAAAGCGGGGTCTAGCTATTACCTAAGCCCAAACCCCAACCCCAATTTATTGGTGGGAGCAGTGGTCGGTGGGCCCAATGTGTCGGATGCTTTTCCAGATTCGAGGCCTTATTTTCAAGAGTCGGAGCCCACAACTTACATCAACGCTCCTCTTGTGGGCCTTCTTGCATACCTTTCAGCCCACCCTTGA